Sequence from the Dysidea avara chromosome 5, odDysAvar1.4, whole genome shotgun sequence genome:
CATTAATAGCAGCCTTTCTTCTGCCATGTTTCTGCTGATCATCAATATCTGCACCAGGAGATGCCCCAATTGTTAGTGGATCATTGTTGTTCACTACCGATGGTATTTCTAGGGGATAAAGATGACTGATCGGTCTATCCAAAATACCTTTATTTGGCAATTGAAGTTTCACTGAACGTACTTGATTATCTCTTCTTAAAATAAGTTCTTTAACCTTTGCTAATTTCCACGCCCTGCGTGATATATGTTCATTCTTTACTAAAACAATCTCGCCAATTTGTGGTTGTCGCAACACTTGTGACCTGGGGCCTTTATGATTCAGTGGTAAGGTTTCCCTTAAGTTTAACAAGTAATCCTGTATCCAAGACTTCCAAAACATTTGTAACTGTTTTTGGTACTTTCTCCAGTATACTAGTAATTCCTGAGCAGAATCTAGTTTTGGAATATATTCATCAGAATCATCTGTGTCAAAAGGAATAGCATTGTTGTAGCTTCCCATCAAAAAATGAGAAGGAGTCAAAACAAAGCTGCATTGAAAATCTTCATGTACGTAGGTCAAAGGACGGGTGTTTATGATCGCTTCCACCTCGGTCAACAATGTTATGAGCTTATCCCAATATAATACTCTCCGGCCCATTCCCTTTCTTAAGGCTCTCTTGACCATTCCTACAAGTCGTTCATAGAAACCCCCTTGCCAAGGGGCCAATGCTGTTGTAAACTTCCATTGGATTCCTTCATACGAGAAAAAACTCACAACTGTCTCATCTCTATATACCTTCAGCCACTGTTGATCTAAAGCAGATTTCACCAAACGGAACTGAGGAGCATTATCTGAAATATTTGAGTTGGTTTACCTCTTCTAGCTATAAATTGGCATAAACAGTCCAGAAACAATTGACCCGACAGTCCCTTCACAAGCTCCAAGTGAATCGCCCTTACAGCCAAGCATGTAAATACACATACCCACATCTTTTCAACAGCATTGTCTTCCTTAACTTGAATGGGGCCAAGATAGTCCAATCCAACAAATGTAAATGGGTCTGACTTGGATACTCTTTCTTTGGGCCATGGTGGCATATTTGGCAAACAAAAGGATTTTCCATCATGACGTTTACAAACTACACATTGATGCAGTACATGCCTGACCTCTGCTCTTCCTTGGGGAATCCAAAATTCTTCTCTGAGTTGGCTGAGAGTATGTGATACACCTGCATGAATCAGACGAACATGAATTTCTAGAATAACAAGTTGTGTGAAAAAACATTTACGTGGAAGTAGCTTGGGATGCTTCATTTCCTCACTAACATCAGCATTGGAGTATCGTCCATAACATCATAAAATTCCAAATTGATCTGTCTTCAAACCAAGTTGCTTTTGCAAACAGTGCTTCTTATTATTCTTCAAAGCAAGAAATACATCATTAAAATAACTTTGCTGAACAGAGTAAATCCATAAAATTGAGGCCATTTTGATTTCAGTTCTAGAAATAAAACCTTCACTTAAACTCTCTAAAACAACTGCCATTAACCTGTGTTTGAACCTCTCTCCATCAATCTTTCTCCACACTTTCAGTTTAATAAATCTTAATACATACACTGACACTCTCAACAACTTTCGAAGAGAAGAGTAAAATGGTTCCCTCAACCCAAATAAAAACAGTTGCTTGTCATCAAGTTGGTCAACTCCAGCAACATTGGCCAATTCAATAAATGATCTGGATCTTCTTACTTCAGTTTCAATCTGTTCTAACTTCTCCACAGTAATCTCTGGCAGGTTCCAAGCAGGCCATGATAAATGATTGGTTCCCAGCCAGGAAGGGTCATGCCACCATAGTGAACATTCACAAAGCTCACTCACTGATAGTCCACGAGTGGCCAAATCCGCTGGATTGTGACCAGAAGCAATATAGCGAAGTCTCAAGTCCCTGTGTAATTTGATCTCCTTTACACGATTCTCTACAAATACAGATAATGGTTTTGTGGTTTTTATCCAGTGCAGTACACATTGAGAGTCAGTCCAAAGAAATTTCTCTTCAATACTCAACTTCATTTCATGCTCAACAAAACTAACAGCTCTCACTCCAATTAATACTGCTAGCAGCTCCAAACGTGGTATGGTAAACTTTTTAAGTTTAGCCTTTGATTTAGATTTTTCTTTTCCAGTAGGAACAAGATGCATCTTCGCAAAGACAAGATTTGTCTTTGCAGTTGTACCATCACAAGTTCTTAGATAAATGGTCGTAGCATAACATGTAGTAGAGGCATCGCAAAACACCAGCAACTGATTAACCCCTTTACTCTGGTTTTCCACAAGTCTTTTGATGCTCAAATTGGAAACAGAGATCAACATCTTTAGTATTTGATTCCACTCCCTAACAAGATCACCAGACAATGGTTCATCCCATGACTTAGAAAGTTTCCATAATGTCTGCAAAAATACCTTTCCATGAAAGGTCACTGGTGTCACAAGTCCAAGCGGATCAAATATTTTAGCCACAATATTAAGAACATCCCTCTTTGTTACAACGCCATCCATCATTACTCTGTCCACTCCTGGAATATGTACTAAATCATCTTTTACATTCCACAAAGGACCAAGTACTTTTACTTTGCCATCAGCTGAAGAAACTCTCTCATCAGCTGAAAGAAATTCCAA
This genomic interval carries:
- the LOC136256534 gene encoding uncharacterized protein, giving the protein MFMLPSKFGYIVTGKCPGGDHDLPISTLFVSTVNFMLPGATSHCLSGTFEPVDKLRSLEIIGIADPMIESDDDLALHKFCESVRFEDGRYQIKWPWKESNVCLPDNYPLALRRMKSLVKRLQSDQVLLRKYDDIICQQLDRGIIERIDNSVLSGTRKHYLPHHPVLTPAKATTKVRVVYDASAKSQKFVSSLNDCLFCGPVILPDLVGLLIRFRLHSIVILADLEKAFLQIGVQEDERDVTRFLWLKDINKSDVSDNNIAVYRFCTVPFGLICSPFLLGATLKHHLLKEGTPLALDIMSNIYVDNVLIGTDSVEQTFSIYQEAKEIFRKVSMNLREWNSNAVEFLEFLSADERVSSADGKVKVLGPLWNVKDDLVHIPGVDRVMMDGVVTKRDVLNIVAKIFDPLGLVTPVTFHGKVFLQTLWKLSKSWDEPLSGDLVREWNQILKMLISVSNLSIKRLVENQSKGVNQLLVFCDASTTCYATTIYLRTCDGTTAKTNLVFAKMHLVPTGKEKSKSKAKLKKFTIPRLELLAVLIGVRAVSFVEHEMKLSIEEKFLWTDSQCVLHWIKTTKPLSVFVENRVKEIKLHRDLRLRYIASGHNPADLATRGLSVSELCECSLWWHDPSWLGTNHLSWPAWNLPEITVEKLEQIETEVRRSRSFIELANVAGVDQLDDKQLFLFGLREPFYSSLRKLLRVSVYVLRFIKLKVWRKIDGERFKHRCITYSQPTQRRILDSPRKSRDDSDEYIPKLDSAQELLVYWRKYQKQLQMFWKSWIQDYLLNLRETLPLNHKGPRSQVLRQPQIGEIVLVKNEHISRRAWKLAKVKELILRRDNQVRSVKLQLPNKGILDRPISHLYPLEIPSVVNNNDPLTIGASPGADIDDQQKHGRRKAAINARRKITEQLRTDAVIVSFSVCRECHEENTD